The Gemmatimonadaceae bacterium genome contains a region encoding:
- a CDS encoding multidrug effflux MFS transporter: MSTLPRRRLPARSPLLTLLLAGLATLSAFATDMSLPVLGDTAASFGVTVGQAALTLSTFMIGFASAPLISGPVSDHFGRRPMLLVGTAVYAVCGAFAAGSGSLGALLVWRLLMGAGAGTGFVIVVAMVRDLFSGAVARVRQSYINMAAGVAPVIAPTVGVVVAAAGGWRAIYGTLSGGAAVLTMIAWFALDESLSPSQKDASSYRAHFDRVRASYARVLRERLTVGCILMAALNFGALFAYITGSSLVLIGVLGIDKRTYGLLFACTSLGLMVGALTNARLSRRGVPHHRLITGGMTAITGSAVAMLALSMGGVLSILAVVPLAVVGFIGHGMVRPNVVQGALEPVPEVAGVASAIMSAVQMVTGAGVSALVSTYFDGTSARSMTVAQVVCAAVSVLVFSVVVLPAERRLVPR, from the coding sequence ATGTCCACGTTGCCGCGCCGCCGACTGCCGGCCCGCTCACCGCTGCTCACGCTGCTGCTGGCCGGGCTGGCCACGCTGTCGGCGTTTGCCACCGACATGAGCCTCCCGGTTCTTGGCGATACGGCGGCGTCGTTCGGGGTCACCGTCGGGCAGGCGGCGCTGACGCTCAGCACGTTCATGATCGGGTTCGCCAGCGCACCGCTGATATCGGGTCCGGTGTCGGATCACTTCGGCCGGCGGCCCATGCTTCTGGTGGGGACCGCGGTGTATGCGGTGTGCGGTGCGTTCGCCGCTGGCTCGGGATCGCTGGGCGCGCTGCTGGTGTGGCGCCTGTTGATGGGAGCGGGTGCCGGTACCGGTTTCGTGATTGTCGTGGCCATGGTGCGCGACCTCTTTTCGGGAGCGGTAGCGCGCGTGCGGCAATCGTACATCAACATGGCGGCGGGCGTGGCACCGGTAATCGCGCCAACCGTGGGCGTGGTGGTGGCGGCAGCTGGCGGATGGCGAGCGATTTACGGCACGCTGTCTGGCGGCGCCGCCGTGTTAACGATGATCGCCTGGTTCGCCCTCGACGAATCACTGTCGCCGTCGCAGAAAGATGCGTCGTCATACCGCGCGCACTTTGATCGCGTGCGGGCAAGCTATGCCAGAGTGCTCCGCGAGCGACTGACCGTAGGATGCATTCTGATGGCAGCGCTCAACTTCGGCGCCCTGTTCGCCTACATCACCGGCTCGTCGCTGGTCCTGATTGGTGTACTGGGCATCGACAAGCGCACGTACGGCCTGCTCTTCGCCTGCACATCATTGGGGCTCATGGTGGGCGCGCTGACCAATGCGCGCCTGAGTCGACGTGGCGTGCCGCATCACCGCTTGATCACCGGGGGGATGACCGCCATCACTGGAAGCGCCGTGGCGATGTTGGCCCTTTCCATGGGCGGTGTGCTGAGTATTCTCGCGGTCGTGCCTCTCGCGGTGGTGGGCTTCATCGGCCACGGCATGGTGCGTCCCAACGTGGTGCAGGGCGCACTCGAACCGGTCCCGGAAGTAGCGGGCGTGGCGAGCGCCATCATGAGCGCTGTGCAGATGGTGACCGGCGCCGGCGTGAGCGCGCTGGTGTCGACGTACTTCGATGGCACGTCGGCGCGCTCCATGACGGTGGCGCAGGTGGTGTGTGCGGCCGTGTCGGTGCTCGTGTTCAGTGTGGTGGTACTGCCGGCCGAGCGGCGGTTGGTGCCGCGCTAG
- a CDS encoding cytochrome C, whose protein sequence is MHHNLLGLLVATAAVVSARALPAQSTAAPAAPTYVGSALCGECHTAVYARWSKTRMANVVSDPRQHPEAVIPDFSKANALRTFTLDDVALVYGSKWKQRYFTKVGTEYYPLPAQWDVTNKLWRPYFVQPNTDWWVKFYPADNMKRPTGPLCDGCHSVNYNVSTKTVTEWNVGCEKCHGAGSTHAAKPSRENIVNPARLDFVRANDTCIQCHSQGQPVSNPINGQYYDWPVGFQQGLYLRDFWTLEEHKLGEMTFTHFPDGTAHKNRMQGNDFVQSVMYRRGVTCFECHDAHGTENAADLIKPVGQLCLSCHGSASPNGPHTATLESHTHHVSASAGSECVNCHMPKLAQTIADVNVRSHTFAFITPTLTDQFKIPNACTTCHVGKSTEWARDALRGWKNVSPWRGQ, encoded by the coding sequence ATGCATCACAATCTCCTCGGGCTTCTCGTCGCGACCGCCGCTGTCGTGTCCGCTCGGGCCTTGCCTGCCCAAAGCACCGCCGCGCCAGCCGCACCCACCTACGTGGGTTCCGCACTCTGCGGCGAGTGCCACACGGCGGTGTACGCGCGGTGGTCCAAAACGCGCATGGCCAATGTGGTGTCAGATCCCCGCCAGCATCCCGAGGCGGTGATTCCGGATTTCTCCAAGGCGAACGCGCTTCGCACCTTTACGCTGGACGATGTGGCGCTTGTGTACGGCAGCAAATGGAAGCAACGCTACTTCACCAAAGTCGGCACCGAGTACTATCCGCTTCCCGCGCAGTGGGACGTAACGAACAAGTTGTGGCGTCCCTATTTTGTGCAACCGAATACGGACTGGTGGGTGAAGTTCTACCCGGCCGACAACATGAAACGCCCCACCGGACCGCTGTGCGACGGCTGTCACTCGGTGAACTACAACGTCTCCACGAAGACGGTGACGGAATGGAACGTGGGGTGCGAGAAATGCCACGGCGCAGGCAGCACGCACGCGGCAAAGCCGTCCCGCGAGAACATCGTGAACCCGGCGCGATTGGACTTCGTGCGCGCCAACGACACCTGTATCCAGTGCCACTCGCAGGGACAGCCGGTGAGCAATCCCATCAACGGCCAGTACTACGATTGGCCAGTGGGTTTCCAGCAGGGTCTCTATCTGCGCGATTTCTGGACGCTTGAGGAGCACAAGCTGGGTGAGATGACCTTCACCCACTTTCCCGATGGCACGGCCCACAAGAACCGGATGCAAGGCAATGATTTCGTGCAGAGCGTGATGTACCGGCGAGGCGTCACCTGTTTCGAGTGCCATGATGCACACGGCACCGAAAACGCCGCGGACCTGATCAAGCCGGTGGGTCAGCTGTGCCTGAGCTGCCACGGTTCCGCGTCGCCCAATGGCCCTCATACGGCCACGCTTGAATCACACACGCATCATGTGTCAGCCAGCGCGGGCAGTGAGTGCGTGAACTGCCACATGCCGAAACTCGCCCAAACCATTGCCGACGTGAACGTGCGCAGCCATACGTTTGCGTTCATCACGCCAACGCTCACCGATCAGTTCAAGATTCCCAACGCCTGTACTACGTGTCACGTGGGCAAAAGCACGGAGTGGGCGCGCGACGCGCTCCGGGGGTGGAAAAATGTCTCGCCGTGGCGAGGGCAGTGA
- a CDS encoding glycoside hydrolase family 27 protein, which translates to MHLTSRRLRHGLGLCALVGVALSARHAAPRLDNGLARTPPMGWNSWNKFGCNVSDKLIREVADAMSANGMRDAGYRYVTIDDCWQVARGANGVIVADSVRFPAGIKALADYVHSKGLGFGIYTDAGRKTCEGRPGSYGYEAIDAKTYASWGVDYVKIDWCNSEGLDARTQYTKFRDALAASGRKIVFSICEWGSNEPWEWAPAVGNLWRTTFDISDRWSSVISLVDLSSQYWHVARPGGWNDPDMLEVGNGGMTQTEYRAHFSLWAMMAAPLIAGNDVRTMSDSTRAAAGVREILLNKDVIAIDQDSLGVQGKIVQASPSELQVWVKPLADGSRAVLFFNRASVSSTITVDWERVGLKTRKARVRDLWAHTDSALVENRYVAAVPSHGVVMLRVWPIQ; encoded by the coding sequence ATGCATCTCACCAGCCGGCGACTCCGGCACGGACTCGGCCTGTGCGCCCTGGTAGGCGTGGCACTGTCCGCGCGCCACGCCGCCCCCCGCCTGGACAACGGCCTCGCCCGCACGCCGCCCATGGGCTGGAACAGCTGGAACAAGTTCGGCTGCAACGTGAGCGACAAGCTCATCCGCGAAGTGGCCGACGCCATGAGCGCCAACGGCATGCGCGACGCCGGCTATCGCTACGTCACCATCGATGACTGTTGGCAGGTGGCGCGCGGTGCCAACGGCGTGATTGTCGCCGACTCGGTGCGATTCCCGGCGGGCATCAAGGCGTTGGCCGACTACGTGCACAGCAAAGGGCTGGGCTTTGGCATCTACACCGACGCCGGGCGCAAGACATGTGAAGGGCGCCCCGGTAGTTACGGCTACGAAGCCATCGACGCCAAGACATATGCGTCGTGGGGTGTTGACTACGTGAAGATTGACTGGTGCAACTCCGAAGGACTGGACGCGCGCACGCAGTACACGAAGTTCCGCGACGCGCTGGCCGCGTCGGGGCGCAAGATCGTGTTCAGTATCTGCGAGTGGGGCAGCAATGAACCGTGGGAGTGGGCCCCCGCCGTGGGCAATCTGTGGCGCACCACGTTCGATATTTCCGATCGCTGGAGCAGCGTGATTTCGCTGGTGGACTTGTCCTCGCAGTACTGGCATGTGGCCCGTCCGGGCGGCTGGAACGATCCGGACATGCTGGAAGTGGGCAACGGCGGCATGACGCAAACGGAATACCGCGCGCACTTCAGTTTGTGGGCCATGATGGCGGCGCCGTTGATTGCCGGCAACGATGTGCGCACCATGTCGGACTCCACGCGCGCGGCGGCCGGCGTGCGCGAGATCTTGCTCAACAAGGATGTCATCGCCATCGATCAGGATTCACTGGGCGTGCAGGGCAAGATTGTGCAGGCGTCGCCCAGCGAGTTGCAGGTGTGGGTGAAGCCGCTGGCCGACGGATCGCGCGCGGTGCTGTTCTTCAATCGCGCGTCGGTGTCGTCCACCATCACCGTGGATTGGGAGCGCGTTGGCCTCAAGACCCGAAAGGCCCGCGTGCGCGACCTGTGGGCGCACACCGATTCCGCCCTGGTGGAGAATCGCTATGTGGCGGCGGTGCCGTCACATGGTGTGGTGATGCTGCGCGTCTGGCCCATCCAATAA
- a CDS encoding PEP-CTERM sorting domain-containing protein, producing MRTRHIAAVAALLLGSASAQAQPVSVDYTVSGSAGNWFLNFTLRNNFSSPGDMGVYWFGVRTPSATVSASPGSWLSNGGWTTSSGSGTTYQNSWKTDKTTSLLPGQSLTGFTAQSFALAAPTSVQWFAYAFSNGLAESNGVYDVGDNFNGLTYNPGFESSSLGSMPEVNVQTLVNEQPPVTTTPEPSTYALMASGLAVLSYLNRRRRATV from the coding sequence ATGCGCACACGTCATATCGCTGCAGTCGCAGCCCTCTTGCTGGGATCCGCGTCTGCCCAGGCGCAACCGGTGAGTGTCGACTACACGGTCTCCGGTTCGGCCGGAAACTGGTTCCTCAACTTCACCCTGCGGAACAACTTTTCCTCGCCGGGGGACATGGGCGTCTACTGGTTTGGCGTCCGCACCCCCAGCGCGACGGTGTCGGCGTCGCCGGGAAGCTGGCTGTCCAACGGTGGTTGGACGACCTCCAGTGGATCGGGAACGACCTACCAGAACTCGTGGAAGACCGACAAGACGACGTCGCTGCTTCCCGGACAGTCGCTGACCGGATTCACCGCCCAGAGCTTTGCCTTGGCGGCCCCTACCTCGGTGCAATGGTTTGCCTACGCCTTTTCCAACGGGCTGGCCGAGTCGAACGGTGTGTACGATGTCGGCGACAACTTCAATGGGCTGACGTACAATCCCGGCTTCGAGTCGTCGTCGCTTGGCAGCATGCCGGAAGTGAACGTCCAGACGCTGGTGAACGAGCAGCCGCCGGTGACCACCACGCCGGAGCCGTCCACCTATGCGCTCATGGCGTCGGGACTCGCGGTGCTCAGCTATCTCAACCGTCGTCGTCGCGCCACCGTGTAA
- a CDS encoding sulfite exporter TauE/SafE family protein: MQLTVIALISAISGAANSIAGGGTLLTFPALLALGVPAIPANATSTVALWPGSFASMMGYRRELVGIERWATRLAVPSLIGGLVGAALLLVTPDARFRAIVPWLVFGATLLFALQGPVMRWLKQRLAVSAEVMVDRPVDPTWGMLASQFAVGIYGGYFGAGAGILMLAVFGLMGLTNIHQMNGLKNINGICFNGVAAIAFAVMGLVNWPIALVMAVGSSVGGYAMSGLAQRVPQAWVRNAVTLIGFGSAIWLFVK, translated from the coding sequence CTGCAATTGACCGTGATCGCGCTCATCAGCGCGATCAGCGGTGCCGCCAATTCAATTGCCGGCGGCGGGACCTTGCTCACCTTCCCCGCGCTGCTCGCCCTCGGCGTGCCGGCCATTCCGGCCAACGCCACCAGTACGGTGGCGCTCTGGCCGGGTTCCTTCGCCAGCATGATGGGCTATCGGCGCGAACTGGTGGGCATCGAACGATGGGCCACGCGACTCGCCGTGCCGAGCCTGATTGGTGGATTGGTGGGTGCGGCGCTGTTGCTCGTTACGCCCGACGCGCGCTTTCGCGCCATCGTGCCATGGCTCGTTTTTGGTGCCACGTTGCTGTTCGCCCTGCAGGGGCCGGTGATGCGCTGGCTCAAGCAACGACTCGCGGTGTCAGCCGAGGTCATGGTCGACCGACCCGTTGATCCCACCTGGGGCATGCTGGCGTCGCAATTCGCCGTGGGCATCTACGGTGGCTACTTCGGAGCCGGCGCCGGCATCCTGATGCTCGCCGTGTTCGGACTCATGGGGCTGACAAACATCCACCAGATGAACGGTCTCAAGAACATCAATGGCATCTGTTTCAATGGCGTGGCGGCCATCGCGTTTGCCGTCATGGGGCTGGTCAATTGGCCGATTGCCCTGGTCATGGCCGTTGGCTCATCGGTGGGCGGTTACGCCATGTCCGGACTCGCGCAGCGGGTCCCACAGGCTTGGGTGCGGAACGCGGTGACGCTCATCGGATTTGGCAGCGCCATCTGGCTATTCGTGAAGTAG
- a CDS encoding pyridoxal phosphate-dependent aminotransferase — protein MPATSRRLATISESVIRNTTRTANQYGAINLAQGFPDFDPPQALLEALEVAARGPFHQYAVTWGSQRFREALARKITRFSGVAIDPDEHLVVTCGGTEAMMVAMMTACNPGDKVIIFSPFYENYWADTILAGAEAIWVPLRPPDFGFDPQELERAFAQGAKAIVLCNPGNPTGKVFTRAELEVILALAERYDAFIITDEPYEHMVHAPHEHCYMHALPGAFARTIVTNSLSKTYSITGWRIGYVQAAPEVIRGARKVHDYLTIGAAAPLQEACVTALDFPDQYYADVRAFYTQQRELFLGYLRQSGLGYTEPQGAYYVMVDVSPLGFKTDAEASDFFIKTIGVAGVAGSSFFREPVHNYLRLHFAKRAETLHAAGERLLKVRDHLK, from the coding sequence ATGCCAGCCACCTCACGCAGACTCGCGACGATTTCCGAGTCGGTCATCCGCAACACCACGCGCACGGCCAACCAGTACGGCGCGATCAACCTTGCGCAGGGCTTTCCCGACTTCGATCCGCCGCAGGCATTGCTTGAGGCGCTGGAAGTCGCGGCACGCGGTCCGTTTCATCAGTACGCCGTCACCTGGGGCTCGCAACGCTTTCGTGAGGCGCTGGCGCGCAAGATTACGCGCTTCAGCGGGGTCGCCATTGATCCCGATGAACATCTGGTGGTGACGTGCGGCGGGACCGAGGCGATGATGGTGGCGATGATGACCGCCTGCAATCCGGGCGACAAGGTCATCATCTTCTCGCCGTTTTACGAGAACTACTGGGCCGACACGATTCTGGCCGGCGCCGAGGCCATCTGGGTGCCGTTGCGTCCACCCGATTTCGGGTTTGATCCGCAGGAGCTGGAGCGCGCATTCGCCCAGGGCGCCAAGGCCATCGTGCTGTGCAATCCCGGCAACCCCACCGGCAAGGTGTTCACGCGCGCCGAGTTGGAAGTGATCCTGGCGCTGGCCGAGCGGTATGATGCGTTCATCATTACCGACGAGCCGTATGAGCACATGGTGCATGCGCCGCATGAGCACTGCTACATGCACGCGCTGCCGGGCGCGTTCGCGCGCACCATCGTCACCAACTCGCTGTCCAAGACGTACTCCATCACGGGTTGGCGCATCGGGTATGTGCAGGCGGCCCCCGAGGTGATTCGTGGCGCGCGCAAGGTGCACGACTACCTCACCATCGGCGCTGCCGCGCCGTTGCAGGAAGCGTGCGTGACCGCGTTGGATTTTCCCGATCAGTACTATGCCGACGTGCGGGCGTTCTACACGCAGCAGCGCGAACTCTTCTTGGGCTACCTCCGGCAGTCGGGGTTGGGGTACACCGAGCCGCAGGGCGCGTACTACGTGATGGTGGATGTCTCGCCGCTTGGCTTCAAGACCGACGCTGAGGCGTCCGACTTCTTCATCAAGACCATCGGTGTGGCGGGCGTGGCGGGGTCGAGCTTCTTTCGCGAGCCCGTGCACAACTACCTGCGACTGCATTTTGCCAAGCGCGCCGAGACGCTGCACGCCGCCGGTGAACGGCTATTGAAGGTGCGAGACCATCTGAAGTAG
- a CDS encoding DUF423 domain-containing protein: MHRLFLTTGALSAAISVAAGAFGAHALRDKVEPRLLEVFETGARYQMYHALALIAVGLVASRWPSSLLTTAGWLFVAGTLFFTGSLYAMTFTGIRALGAITPIGGVCFIAGWVCLAVAASRVR; encoded by the coding sequence ATGCACCGTCTCTTCCTAACAACCGGCGCCCTGTCCGCCGCCATCAGCGTGGCCGCCGGCGCGTTCGGCGCCCATGCGCTGCGCGACAAGGTCGAGCCACGCTTGCTGGAGGTCTTCGAAACCGGCGCGCGCTACCAGATGTATCACGCGCTGGCGCTCATCGCGGTGGGCCTCGTGGCCAGTCGCTGGCCCAGCAGCCTGCTGACCACCGCCGGCTGGTTGTTCGTCGCCGGCACGCTGTTCTTCACCGGCTCGCTGTACGCCATGACGTTCACCGGCATTCGCGCCCTGGGCGCGATCACACCGATTGGCGGCGTGTGCTTCATTGCCGGCTGGGTGTGCCTGGCCGTCGCGGCGTCGCGCGTTCGGTAA
- the queD gene encoding 6-carboxytetrahydropterin synthase QueD — translation MEIFREFTFEAAHRLPNLPPEHKCSRLHGHSFRVTIHVEGPLMPREGWVMDFADLKRIFQPLYDQLDHHYLNDIEGLENPTSEVLAQWIWERLAPALPGLTQVVVRETCTAGCGYRG, via the coding sequence ATGGAAATATTTCGTGAGTTCACCTTCGAAGCCGCGCATCGGCTGCCGAATCTTCCGCCCGAACACAAGTGCAGTCGACTGCACGGGCACAGCTTCCGTGTAACCATTCACGTGGAAGGTCCGCTCATGCCGCGCGAAGGATGGGTGATGGATTTTGCCGATCTCAAACGCATTTTCCAGCCGCTGTATGATCAACTCGACCATCACTACCTGAACGACATCGAAGGCCTGGAGAATCCCACCAGCGAAGTCCTCGCGCAGTGGATCTGGGAACGACTCGCGCCAGCGCTGCCGGGGTTAACACAGGTGGTGGTGAGGGAGACGTGTACGGCGGGATGCGGGTATAGGGGTTAA
- a CDS encoding DPP IV N-terminal domain-containing protein: MSCLIAVHRAAVGLALSAAALGAQSRVLTADDYARAERALGFATLPLVSGMGVQPNWLADGRFWYRVRRPDGSSPVILVDPVKGSKTNCVSNAAVCAAFVNAPPPIIVPRRVGAAPESRSPDGTKGVFIRDWNLWVRDIATNAETQLTADGVPDFGYATDNAGWIHSDRAIVSWSPDSRKIATFQQDQRGVGEMFMVRTEVGHPVLSRWKYPLPGDSVVSMIQRVVIDLSGGTPNVVRFRMPPDQHRSTVCDHISCVDGEYADVQWYPDGSKLAFVSSSRDHKVATLRVADATTGDVRDVLREEVKTQFESGDNVPNWRVLPASNEVLWFSERDDWGQLYLYDLASGALKRQVTTGAGNLVSIVRLDEKARKLWFVGVGKESGRDPYFRHLYSIGLDGKPLTLLTPEDGDHNVVLSPDGRYVLDGWSRPDLPPTSVLRHATTGKLIATLETADISKLTATGWKPPTRITVKSRDGTTDLYGLMFTPSNLDSTRQYPIINYIYPGPQVGSVGSRSFSASRGDHQALANLGFVVVQIDGTGTPLRSKSFHDAYYGRMGDNTLPDQVAGMKELAQRYRFIDIGKAGIWGHSGGGFATAGAMFRYPDFFKVGIAESGNHDNRNYEDDWGERYHGLLAKGADGKDNYDAEANQTLAKNLKGKLLLAHGTLDDNVPPDNTLLVADALIKAGKDFDLLMIPNAAHGYGAASNYMMRRRWDYFVTHLMGATPPKEYQIGPKDPRP; this comes from the coding sequence ATGTCTTGCCTCATCGCGGTCCACCGCGCTGCCGTCGGCCTTGCCCTGTCGGCCGCAGCCCTGGGCGCTCAGTCCAGAGTGCTGACGGCCGACGACTACGCCCGCGCCGAACGGGCGCTCGGCTTCGCGACGCTGCCCCTGGTCTCGGGCATGGGAGTCCAACCCAACTGGCTCGCGGACGGCCGATTCTGGTACCGCGTGCGTCGCCCCGACGGCTCATCGCCGGTGATTCTGGTGGACCCTGTCAAGGGCAGTAAGACCAATTGCGTGTCGAACGCCGCGGTCTGTGCCGCGTTCGTCAACGCGCCTCCACCAATCATCGTTCCGCGTCGGGTGGGCGCGGCCCCGGAATCGCGATCGCCCGACGGCACCAAGGGCGTGTTCATACGCGACTGGAATTTGTGGGTGCGCGATATCGCCACGAATGCGGAAACGCAACTCACCGCCGACGGCGTACCGGATTTCGGGTACGCCACCGACAATGCCGGCTGGATACACTCCGATCGCGCCATCGTCAGCTGGTCGCCCGACTCCAGGAAGATCGCCACGTTCCAGCAGGATCAACGCGGGGTGGGCGAGATGTTCATGGTGCGCACTGAGGTGGGCCACCCCGTGCTCAGCCGGTGGAAGTACCCGCTCCCGGGCGACAGCGTGGTGTCGATGATTCAGCGTGTTGTGATCGACCTGTCGGGGGGAACACCCAACGTGGTGCGTTTCAGGATGCCGCCCGACCAGCATCGATCAACCGTGTGCGACCACATCTCATGCGTGGATGGCGAGTACGCCGATGTGCAATGGTATCCCGATGGATCGAAGCTGGCCTTCGTGTCATCGTCGCGCGATCACAAGGTGGCCACGTTACGGGTGGCCGACGCCACGACCGGCGACGTGCGCGACGTGCTGCGGGAGGAGGTGAAGACCCAATTCGAGTCGGGGGACAATGTCCCCAACTGGCGCGTGCTGCCCGCCTCCAACGAAGTGCTCTGGTTTTCCGAGCGCGACGATTGGGGGCAGTTGTACCTGTATGACCTCGCCAGCGGTGCGCTCAAGCGCCAGGTGACCACGGGCGCGGGCAATCTGGTGTCCATCGTGCGACTGGATGAAAAGGCGCGCAAGCTCTGGTTTGTTGGCGTGGGCAAAGAGTCTGGGCGAGATCCGTACTTCCGGCATCTGTATTCCATCGGATTGGACGGCAAGCCATTGACGCTGCTCACGCCGGAAGACGGCGATCACAACGTGGTGCTCTCGCCCGATGGCCGCTATGTACTGGACGGATGGTCACGACCCGACCTGCCGCCCACCTCGGTGCTGCGTCACGCCACAACCGGCAAACTGATTGCCACGCTGGAAACGGCCGACATCTCCAAGCTCACCGCCACCGGATGGAAGCCGCCCACGCGCATTACCGTGAAATCGCGAGACGGCACAACCGACCTGTATGGTCTCATGTTCACGCCGTCCAATCTGGATTCGACCCGGCAGTATCCGATCATTAACTACATCTATCCGGGCCCGCAGGTCGGCAGTGTCGGCAGTCGTTCGTTCAGCGCGTCGCGTGGGGATCATCAGGCGCTGGCCAATCTGGGCTTTGTCGTCGTGCAGATTGACGGCACCGGCACGCCGCTGCGGTCGAAGTCATTTCACGACGCGTACTACGGCCGCATGGGTGACAACACGCTGCCCGATCAGGTGGCCGGCATGAAGGAACTGGCGCAGCGCTATCGCTTCATCGACATCGGCAAGGCGGGCATCTGGGGGCACTCCGGCGGTGGCTTTGCCACGGCCGGCGCGATGTTCCGCTATCCCGACTTCTTCAAGGTGGGCATTGCCGAATCCGGCAACCACGACAATCGCAACTACGAAGACGATTGGGGCGAGCGCTATCATGGGCTGCTGGCCAAAGGCGCCGACGGGAAAGACAACTACGACGCCGAAGCCAACCAGACGCTGGCAAAGAATCTCAAGGGCAAGCTGCTGCTGGCCCATGGCACATTGGACGACAATGTGCCGCCCGACAACACGCTGTTGGTGGCCGACGCACTGATCAAGGCCGGCAAGGACTTCGACCTGCTGATGATTCCCAATGCCGCGCATGGCTACGGGGCGGCCAGCAACTACATGATGCGACGTCGCTGGGATTATTTCGTCACGCACCTGATGGGCGCGACGCCGCCGAAGGAATACCAGATCGGTCCTAAGGACCCGCGCCCATAG